A window of the Bacteroides thetaiotaomicron VPI-5482 genome harbors these coding sequences:
- the accC gene encoding acetyl-CoA carboxylase biotin carboxylase subunit has protein sequence MIKKILVANRGEIAMRIFRTCRVMDISTVAVYTHVDRGALHVRYAEEAYCISNSPEDTSYLKPELILAIAKKTGAAIHPGYGFLSENADFARRCEEEGVIFIGPGADIIAKMGIKTEARKIMREAGLPIVPGTETPVQGIEEVKKVAKEVGYPIMLKALAGGGGKGMRLVRSEEEAETALRLSQSEAGTSFGNDAVYIEKYIENPHHIEVQIMGDKYGNVVHLGERECSIQRRNQKVIEESPSPFVKDETRKKMLKVAVEACKRIGYYSAGTLEFMMDKDQNFYFLEMNTRLQVEHPVTEECTGVDLVRDMITVAAGNPLPYKQEDIKFSGAAIECRIYAEDPENNFMPSPGVITVREAPEGRNLRLDSAAYAGFEVSLHYDPMIAKLCCWGRTRESAISNMARALREYKILGIKTTIPFHQRVLKNAAFLEGKYDTTFIDTRFDKEDLKRRQNTDPTVAVIAAAVRHYEREKEAASRATTLPVVGESLWKYYGKLQMTANNY, from the coding sequence ATGATAAAGAAAATATTAGTTGCTAATCGTGGAGAGATAGCTATGCGCATCTTCCGTACTTGTCGGGTGATGGATATTTCGACGGTGGCTGTTTACACGCATGTAGACAGGGGGGCTTTGCATGTTCGCTATGCGGAGGAGGCTTATTGCATCTCCAATTCGCCGGAGGATACTTCTTATTTGAAGCCGGAGTTGATACTGGCCATTGCCAAAAAGACCGGAGCCGCCATTCATCCGGGATATGGGTTCTTGTCGGAGAACGCTGACTTTGCCCGTCGTTGCGAAGAAGAAGGAGTGATCTTTATCGGGCCCGGTGCCGATATTATTGCTAAGATGGGGATCAAGACTGAGGCACGCAAAATCATGCGTGAAGCGGGGCTGCCCATCGTTCCCGGAACGGAAACTCCCGTACAGGGGATCGAAGAAGTGAAGAAGGTTGCTAAGGAAGTAGGTTATCCTATTATGTTGAAAGCGCTTGCCGGAGGAGGCGGAAAGGGGATGCGTCTGGTCCGTTCCGAAGAAGAAGCGGAAACGGCTCTTCGTTTGTCTCAGTCCGAGGCGGGTACTTCTTTTGGTAATGATGCGGTCTATATAGAGAAATATATCGAGAATCCGCACCATATCGAGGTGCAGATTATGGGAGATAAATATGGCAATGTGGTTCATCTGGGCGAGCGTGAATGTTCCATTCAGCGACGTAATCAGAAGGTAATCGAGGAGTCTCCGTCACCGTTTGTGAAAGACGAAACCCGTAAGAAGATGCTGAAAGTAGCCGTAGAGGCTTGCAAGCGGATCGGTTATTACAGTGCCGGCACGCTGGAGTTCATGATGGATAAAGACCAGAACTTCTATTTCCTTGAAATGAATACCCGTTTGCAGGTAGAACATCCGGTGACGGAGGAATGTACCGGCGTCGATCTGGTGCGTGACATGATCACGGTGGCTGCGGGCAATCCGTTGCCGTATAAGCAGGAAGATATAAAATTCAGCGGAGCTGCCATCGAATGCCGTATCTACGCCGAAGATCCGGAGAATAACTTTATGCCTTCTCCCGGAGTGATAACTGTTCGTGAAGCTCCCGAAGGCCGTAACCTCCGTCTGGACAGTGCCGCCTATGCCGGATTCGAAGTTTCACTGCATTATGATCCGATGATTGCCAAGCTCTGCTGCTGGGGGCGTACCCGTGAATCCGCCATCTCCAACATGGCACGTGCCTTGCGTGAGTATAAGATTCTGGGCATCAAGACGACGATTCCTTTCCATCAGCGTGTGTTGAAGAATGCCGCTTTCCTCGAAGGAAAATATGATACGACTTTTATCGATACCCGTTTTGACAAGGAGGACTTGAAGCGTCGTCAGAATACTGATCCGACTGTTGCCGTGATCGCTGCCGCCGTAAGGCATTACGAGAGGGAGAAAGAAGCTGCATCCCGTGCCACCACGCTCCCTGTAGTGGGCGAATCTCTCTGGAAGTATTATGGCAAGTTGCAGATGACTGCCAATAATTATTGA
- the prfH gene encoding peptide chain release factor H — MKEKVYLQITSGRGPAECCRVVALVLERIVRQAQASGLKMEMIEREVGPVNRTLLSATIALQGAASGELADEWEGTVQWIAQSPYRIYHKRKNWFVGVHSFVLSESQEATERDFRYETLRASGPGGQHVNKTESAVRAVHIPSGMSVVASDQRSQWQNKKLATERLLVKLSSWTMEQAMIQAQENWSNHNHLQRGNPVKVIREPLI; from the coding sequence ATGAAGGAGAAAGTCTATTTACAGATAACTTCCGGCAGGGGACCTGCGGAATGTTGCCGGGTGGTGGCATTGGTACTCGAAAGAATAGTAAGACAGGCGCAGGCAAGCGGACTGAAAATGGAAATGATAGAACGTGAAGTGGGACCGGTCAACCGGACACTGCTTTCGGCTACCATTGCTCTTCAAGGCGCAGCGAGCGGAGAACTGGCGGATGAATGGGAGGGAACGGTGCAATGGATTGCCCAAAGCCCGTATCGCATTTATCACAAGCGGAAAAACTGGTTTGTCGGTGTGCATTCGTTTGTGTTGTCGGAGAGTCAGGAGGCTACAGAAAGAGATTTCCGCTATGAAACCTTACGGGCTTCCGGTCCGGGCGGGCAGCATGTCAACAAGACAGAGTCCGCGGTCCGTGCCGTTCACATCCCGTCCGGGATGAGTGTGGTAGCTTCCGACCAACGTTCACAATGGCAGAACAAGAAGCTGGCAACGGAACGCCTGTTGGTGAAACTTTCGTCATGGACGATGGAACAGGCGATGATTCAGGCGCAGGAAAACTGGAGTAATCATAATCATCTTCAACGGGGGAATCCCGTGAAGGTGATTCGGGAACCGCTGATTTAG
- a CDS encoding acyl-CoA carboxylase subunit beta yields MKELIKNLEELNRKAEKGGGDARIEKQHSVGKLTARERIDLLLEKGSFIELDKLVTHRCTDFGMEKQKFSGDGVVTGYGMIGKRLVYVFAQDFTVFGGALSETHAKKICKVMDMAMQMGAPIIGLNDSGGARIQEGVRSLAGYAEIFLRNSMASGVIPQISAIMGPCAGGAVYSPALTDFILMVKNSGYMFITGPDVVKSVTQEEVSKEDLGGVGIHMTKSGVAHLSAENDIECINYIRELISYLPGNNMEEPPFVVTNDSPTRLTPELSDLVPTNPNQPYNIKEMIEAVADDNNFFELQAEFAANIVTGYIRLNGKTIGVVANQPLVLAGTLDINASIKAARFVRFCDAFNIPLLTLVDVPGFLPGVDQEYGGIIRNGAKLLYAYCEATVPKVTVITRKAYGGAYDVMSSKHIRGDVNLAFPTAEIAVMGPDGAVNILFKKEIEKSQTPEERRKELQSDYREKFANPYRAAELGYVDEVIDPAVTRLRLIRSFEMLANKRQSNPPKKHSNIPL; encoded by the coding sequence ATGAAAGAGCTTATCAAGAATCTGGAAGAACTGAACAGGAAAGCAGAAAAAGGTGGCGGGGATGCCCGTATTGAGAAACAGCACTCTGTGGGCAAGCTGACCGCCCGTGAACGCATTGACTTACTTCTGGAAAAAGGGTCGTTTATCGAACTTGATAAACTGGTAACCCACCGGTGTACTGACTTTGGTATGGAAAAACAGAAATTCTCCGGTGACGGGGTAGTGACTGGTTACGGAATGATTGGCAAACGGCTGGTCTATGTTTTTGCACAGGACTTCACCGTATTCGGAGGGGCTCTTTCGGAGACACACGCCAAGAAGATTTGCAAAGTGATGGACATGGCGATGCAGATGGGAGCGCCTATTATCGGACTCAATGATTCCGGTGGTGCGCGCATTCAGGAAGGTGTCCGTTCTTTGGCAGGATATGCGGAGATTTTCCTTCGCAATTCCATGGCTTCGGGAGTCATTCCGCAGATCAGTGCTATCATGGGTCCGTGTGCCGGTGGTGCCGTTTATTCTCCTGCACTGACCGATTTTATTCTGATGGTCAAGAACTCCGGCTATATGTTTATCACCGGACCGGACGTAGTCAAGAGTGTGACACAGGAAGAAGTAAGCAAGGAAGATCTGGGTGGAGTGGGCATCCACATGACAAAGTCCGGCGTGGCGCATCTATCGGCCGAAAATGATATTGAATGTATCAATTATATCCGCGAACTTATTTCTTATCTGCCGGGCAACAATATGGAAGAGCCTCCTTTCGTTGTCACCAACGACTCGCCGACCCGCCTGACACCCGAACTGTCCGACTTGGTGCCTACCAATCCGAATCAGCCCTATAATATAAAGGAGATGATAGAAGCGGTGGCCGACGATAATAACTTCTTTGAACTTCAGGCAGAATTTGCCGCGAACATCGTTACCGGATATATCCGTCTGAACGGAAAGACGATAGGGGTGGTAGCCAATCAGCCGCTGGTGCTGGCAGGAACACTGGACATCAATGCCTCTATAAAGGCTGCCCGTTTCGTTCGCTTCTGCGATGCTTTCAATATACCTTTGCTGACTCTGGTCGATGTTCCGGGATTCCTTCCGGGAGTAGATCAGGAATATGGCGGAATCATCCGTAATGGTGCGAAACTGCTTTACGCTTACTGCGAAGCTACCGTGCCGAAAGTGACCGTTATCACCCGTAAGGCTTACGGAGGCGCTTATGATGTGATGAGTTCCAAGCATATCCGTGGCGATGTCAATCTGGCTTTCCCCACTGCCGAAATCGCTGTGATGGGACCGGACGGGGCCGTAAATATCCTATTCAAGAAAGAGATCGAAAAGTCACAGACTCCCGAAGAAAGGCGAAAGGAACTTCAGAGCGATTATCGTGAAAAGTTTGCCAATCCTTACCGCGCAGCGGAACTGGGCTATGTGGATGAAGTGATCGATCCGGCCGTTACCCGTTTGCGCCTGATACGCAGTTTCGAAATGCTGGCCAATAAACGTCAGTCCAATCCGCCTAAGAAACACTCGAACATTCCACTTTAA
- a CDS encoding hybrid sensor histidine kinase/response regulator — protein MNNEQTKEALKEELELLRKENEQLKRQLRSLEQNKQPEESSTSFQERYAVKILNSLPDMLTVFNHDEVGIEVVSNEETNHVGISNKDFEGMHMRQMVPPEAYQNIHANMQKVIATRTVSAAHHDMDFNGSHHYYENRIFPLDEEYVLIMCRDITERVATQQQLEIFKSVLDKVSDSILAVSSDGTLVYANKQFMEEYGVTQQMGTQKIYDLPVSMRTPELWEAKLKDIRDNGGSFSYRAAYVRKGEEKNRVHQVSTYLTQEDDTELIWFFTQDITDVIKKRDELRELNLLLDGILNNIPVYLYVKDPEDDFRYLYWNKAFAEHSKIPASRAIGRTDFEIFPERADAERFRRDDLELIRTHERIDMQETYVAATGETRIVQTLKALVPMEGREPLLIGISWDITNFQNIEQELIKARIKAEQSDRLKTAFLANMSHEIRTPLNAIVGFSNLLPSAETLEEEKLYSSIINQNSEILLQLINDILDLSKIEAGTLEYVRQPMNLGEICRNIYQIHKDRVQEGVTLILDNQDEDLIIEEDRNRIAQVITNFLTNAGKFTLSGEIRFGFKVNNQCIRFYVKDTGIGIAPDKVGHIFDRFVKLNSFAQGTGLGLAICRMIIEKIGGEIGVTSEIGKGSTFYFTIPYKESSDDRIAFSEASETKYISHTIKRMQKIKKILVAEDVDSNFVLIKNMIGKDYTLLWAKDGFEAVEMYKQFQPDLILMDIKMPRMGGLEATRIIRSYSKEIPVIALTAYAFEADKEQALEAGCNDFVTKPVSKAALEEALGKCCG, from the coding sequence ATGAACAACGAACAAACAAAAGAAGCACTGAAAGAGGAATTGGAGTTGCTTAGAAAAGAAAATGAGCAACTGAAGCGACAACTTCGATCTCTGGAACAGAATAAACAACCCGAAGAAAGCTCCACCAGCTTTCAGGAAAGGTATGCCGTTAAAATATTAAATTCCTTACCGGATATGCTGACTGTGTTCAACCACGACGAAGTGGGAATTGAAGTCGTATCCAATGAAGAAACCAATCATGTCGGGATATCCAACAAAGATTTTGAAGGAATGCACATGCGCCAGATGGTGCCTCCCGAAGCCTATCAGAACATCCATGCCAATATGCAGAAAGTGATCGCCACGCGGACTGTTTCGGCAGCGCATCACGACATGGATTTCAATGGCTCTCACCATTACTACGAGAACCGGATTTTTCCGTTGGATGAAGAATACGTTCTGATTATGTGTCGTGACATCACGGAGAGAGTGGCCACCCAGCAACAGCTGGAGATATTTAAAAGCGTACTCGACAAAGTCAGTGACAGCATTCTTGCCGTTTCCAGTGACGGAACGCTGGTATATGCCAACAAGCAATTTATGGAAGAGTATGGTGTCACCCAGCAGATGGGTACCCAGAAAATATACGACCTGCCCGTCTCTATGCGCACGCCGGAGTTATGGGAAGCCAAACTGAAAGATATACGCGATAATGGCGGCAGCTTTTCATACCGTGCAGCGTATGTGCGCAAAGGTGAGGAGAAAAACAGAGTACACCAAGTCTCTACCTACCTTACACAGGAGGATGATACGGAGCTTATCTGGTTTTTTACGCAGGACATTACCGATGTAATAAAGAAGCGGGATGAACTTCGTGAATTGAATCTCCTGCTGGACGGTATTCTGAATAATATCCCTGTCTATCTGTATGTGAAAGATCCCGAGGACGATTTCAGATATCTGTATTGGAACAAGGCATTTGCCGAACATTCCAAGATTCCTGCCTCTCGGGCAATCGGCCGAACAGACTTTGAGATCTTTCCGGAGCGTGCAGATGCCGAAAGGTTCCGCAGGGATGATTTGGAATTGATCCGGACGCATGAACGGATCGATATGCAGGAGACCTACGTGGCGGCCACCGGCGAGACCCGTATTGTGCAGACACTGAAAGCGCTTGTCCCGATGGAAGGGCGCGAACCGCTTCTGATCGGTATCTCCTGGGATATCACTAACTTTCAGAATATCGAGCAGGAACTGATTAAGGCACGCATCAAGGCAGAGCAATCCGACAGATTAAAAACCGCCTTTCTTGCAAATATGAGCCATGAAATCCGGACACCGCTGAATGCGATTGTCGGTTTCTCCAATTTGTTGCCTTCTGCCGAAACCCTTGAAGAAGAAAAACTCTATTCGAGCATTATCAATCAGAACTCAGAGATCCTGTTGCAGCTGATTAATGACATCTTGGATTTGTCTAAGATAGAAGCCGGTACATTGGAATACGTCAGACAGCCGATGAACCTGGGTGAAATATGTCGGAATATCTATCAGATTCATAAGGATCGTGTGCAGGAAGGGGTTACCCTTATTCTGGATAATCAAGACGAAGACCTGATTATTGAAGAAGACCGGAACCGCATTGCGCAGGTTATCACTAACTTCCTCACCAATGCCGGTAAATTCACGCTTTCCGGTGAAATCCGCTTTGGCTTTAAAGTCAATAATCAATGTATCCGTTTTTATGTGAAGGATACAGGTATCGGAATAGCTCCCGATAAGGTGGGACATATTTTCGACCGTTTTGTCAAATTGAACTCATTTGCGCAGGGGACAGGTCTCGGACTTGCCATCTGCCGGATGATCATAGAAAAGATAGGAGGGGAGATCGGAGTCACTTCGGAAATAGGCAAAGGATCGACTTTCTACTTTACGATACCTTATAAAGAAAGCTCAGATGACCGTATTGCATTTTCCGAGGCTTCGGAAACGAAATACATCAGCCACACCATCAAGAGGATGCAGAAGATCAAGAAGATTCTGGTAGCTGAAGATGTGGACAGCAACTTTGTACTGATCAAGAATATGATTGGCAAAGATTACACTCTGCTATGGGCGAAAGATGGCTTTGAGGCGGTGGAAATGTATAAACAGTTCCAGCCGGATTTGATTCTGATGGATATCAAGATGCCTCGTATGGGTGGACTGGAGGCTACCCGCATCATTCGTTCCTATTCGAAGGAGATTCCTGTCATTGCGCTGACTGCCTATGCTTTCGAAGCGGACAAGGAGCAGGCTTTGGAAGCCGGCTGCAATGACTTTGTCACGAAGCCGGTTTCAAAAGCAGCATTGGAAGAGGCGTTGGGGAAGTGTTGCGGGTAG
- a CDS encoding DUF3868 domain-containing protein — MKRKLIYLFIALAATILPAHAQKFLNDALTLSNVSLWQQGNSLYVGMTVDMANLTIGSARSLSLIPLLTDGQHNVPLQEIIVNGKRREKAYLRGLAISKQESTAIIVPYNKRETFNYTQVIPYQPWMANASLQLVENLCGCGNYQEMNAQELITNDVSTEAKRLSAMSPIVAYIQPTVEVVKNRSEQYEAHLDFPVNKSVILTDFMNNHSELVNIHSMFDKIQNDKNLTVQSISIEGFASPEGPLAFNEQLSKKRAEALKDYLVKNEKASAKLYKVTFGGENWDGLVKALESSSMKDKETFLNIIKNTTNDVKRKQEIMKVGGGAPYRTMLKEIYPGLRKVNCKIDYTVVNFDVEQGRIIIRENPKYLSLNEMYQVANSYPKGSKDFVDVFDIAVRMYPTDAVANLNAAAVALSQKDINTALKYMEKADHTTAEFLNNTGVYNFLNGDIQRATAAFEQAAKLGNEAAQANLKQLQQIMNMKMSK; from the coding sequence ATGAAAAGAAAACTTATCTATCTATTTATAGCTCTTGCAGCCACCATACTTCCGGCTCATGCACAGAAATTTCTGAATGATGCGCTCACGCTTTCGAATGTATCCTTATGGCAACAAGGAAACTCGCTTTATGTCGGCATGACGGTCGACATGGCAAACCTAACCATCGGCTCGGCACGTAGTCTCAGCCTGATCCCCCTGCTGACGGACGGACAACATAATGTCCCGCTACAGGAGATTATCGTCAACGGCAAAAGACGCGAGAAAGCCTATCTACGTGGACTGGCGATCAGCAAACAGGAATCCACGGCTATCATCGTACCTTATAATAAAAGAGAAACGTTTAATTATACGCAGGTCATTCCTTATCAGCCATGGATGGCAAACGCATCCCTGCAACTGGTAGAGAACCTATGCGGATGCGGCAACTATCAGGAAATGAACGCGCAGGAACTGATAACGAACGATGTATCTACCGAAGCCAAACGACTGAGTGCCATGTCTCCTATCGTAGCCTACATCCAGCCTACAGTGGAAGTGGTGAAAAACCGCAGTGAGCAATACGAAGCTCATCTGGACTTCCCCGTCAACAAGTCTGTCATCCTTACCGACTTCATGAACAATCACTCCGAACTGGTGAATATTCATTCTATGTTTGATAAAATTCAGAATGACAAGAATCTGACCGTACAAAGCATCAGCATCGAAGGATTCGCTTCTCCCGAAGGGCCGCTGGCTTTCAACGAGCAACTCTCTAAAAAACGTGCGGAAGCTCTGAAAGATTATCTGGTCAAGAACGAAAAGGCATCTGCCAAACTGTATAAAGTGACTTTCGGTGGAGAGAACTGGGACGGACTGGTGAAAGCTCTCGAATCCTCTTCGATGAAGGATAAGGAAACCTTCCTGAATATCATCAAAAATACAACGAATGACGTGAAACGTAAACAGGAAATCATGAAAGTCGGCGGCGGCGCTCCTTATCGCACTATGCTGAAAGAGATTTATCCGGGACTGCGTAAAGTGAACTGCAAAATCGACTACACAGTGGTCAACTTCGATGTGGAACAAGGACGTATCATCATCCGTGAGAATCCGAAATATCTGAGTCTGAACGAGATGTATCAGGTAGCCAATAGTTATCCGAAAGGCAGCAAGGACTTTGTAGATGTATTTGATATTGCCGTACGTATGTATCCGACGGATGCTGTAGCCAATCTGAATGCAGCGGCTGTCGCCTTGTCACAGAAGGATATCAATACCGCATTGAAATATATGGAAAAAGCGGATCATACCACTGCCGAATTTCTGAATAATACAGGCGTGTATAACTTCTTAAACGGAGATATTCAACGTGCTACAGCAGCCTTTGAACAAGCTGCCAAATTAGGAAATGAAGCTGCTCAGGCAAACTTGAAACAGTTGCAACAGATCATGAATATGAAAATGAGCAAGTAA
- a CDS encoding DUF3575 domain-containing protein, whose amino-acid sequence MRTIKLLLAAGFLLVLGTSAYAQVQRNETYLPKFAIKTNALYWATSTPNLGFEVGLAKKITLDVSGNYNPWKFGNDRQIKHWLVQPELRYWLCERFNGSFFGLHGHYGEMNVSNLNIFGMGHDRYDGSLYGAGISYGYQWIISKRWSMEATVGVGYARLKYDKYARGDGGEKLGHNTRNYFGPTKIGLSFIYVIK is encoded by the coding sequence ATGAGAACAATTAAACTTTTATTAGCAGCCGGTTTCCTGCTCGTATTGGGTACAAGTGCGTATGCGCAAGTACAACGGAATGAAACTTATTTACCCAAATTCGCCATCAAGACCAATGCCCTCTACTGGGCTACGAGCACTCCCAACCTGGGATTCGAAGTCGGACTGGCAAAGAAAATCACCCTCGATGTATCCGGCAACTACAATCCGTGGAAGTTTGGCAACGACCGCCAGATCAAGCACTGGCTCGTACAACCGGAATTGCGCTACTGGCTCTGCGAACGTTTCAACGGAAGTTTCTTCGGCCTGCACGGACACTACGGAGAAATGAATGTCAGCAACCTGAATATATTCGGAATGGGGCACGACCGCTATGACGGCAGTCTGTACGGAGCCGGCATCTCTTACGGATACCAGTGGATTATCAGCAAACGCTGGAGCATGGAAGCAACCGTCGGAGTCGGTTACGCCCGTCTGAAATATGATAAATATGCCCGCGGTGACGGAGGTGAAAAACTCGGGCACAACACTCGCAACTATTTCGGTCCGACCAAAATCGGCCTCAGCTTCATTTATGTCATCAAATAA
- a CDS encoding biotin/lipoyl-containing protein: MGTSLATYYAKLLDMPDSEYKVEILEDGPIKKIAVNGKIYEVDYNMGGDSIHSIIIDHHSHGVQISPSSNNSYTIMNKGELYQIELQGEMEKIHNARAGTEAVGRQVVQAPMPGVILKIYVKKGDEVKRGDPLCVLVAMKMENEIRSVTDGVVKEVFVEAGMKVGLNDRIMVIE; the protein is encoded by the coding sequence ATGGGTACATCGTTAGCGACTTATTATGCCAAGCTTCTGGATATGCCGGACAGTGAATATAAGGTGGAGATTCTGGAAGACGGACCGATCAAGAAAATAGCGGTCAACGGTAAAATATATGAGGTCGATTACAATATGGGAGGCGACTCCATTCATTCGATCATCATTGATCATCACTCGCATGGAGTGCAGATTTCCCCTTCTTCCAATAATTCTTATACCATTATGAATAAGGGTGAGCTTTATCAGATAGAGCTACAGGGAGAGATGGAAAAGATACATAATGCCCGTGCCGGTACGGAAGCCGTAGGGCGTCAGGTGGTACAGGCTCCGATGCCGGGGGTGATCCTGAAAATATATGTGAAGAAGGGAGACGAAGTCAAGCGTGGAGACCCGCTTTGCGTATTGGTGGCCATGAAAATGGAAAACGAGATTCGTTCTGTCACCGATGGAGTAGTGAAAGAAGTCTTTGTCGAAGCCGGTATGAAGGTCGGTTTGAACGACCGGATTATGGTGATTGAATGA
- a CDS encoding L-lactate permease: MTLILAIIPVLLLIVLMAFFKMSGDKSSIISLIVTMLIALFGFAFSVDNLFYSFLYGALKAVSPILIIILMAIFSYNVLLKTEKMEIIKQQFASISTDKSIQVLLLTWGFGGLLEAMAGFGTAVAIPAAILISLGFKPIFSATVSLIANSVATAFGAIGTPVLVLAKETNLDVLQLSTNVVLQLSVLMFLIPLVLLFLTNPKLKALPKNIFLALLVGGVSLVGQYLAARYMGAESPAIIGSILSIIVIVLYGKLTASKEEKARKSTLKTKDILNAWSIYLLILFLIILTSPLFPSLRSTLENNWVTRISLPVNATTVNYTISWLTHAGVLLFLGTFIGGLIQGAKVKELFIVLWNTVKQLKKTFITVICLVGLSTIMDTSGMIAVIATALATATGSLYPLFAPVIGCLGTFITGSDTSSNILFGKLQASVAGQIHVSPDWLSAANTVGATGGKIISPQSIAIATSAGNQQGKEGEILKAAIPYALAYVVITGIIVYIFS, translated from the coding sequence ATGACACTAATCCTTGCTATTATTCCGGTATTGCTATTAATTGTATTGATGGCGTTTTTCAAGATGTCCGGCGACAAGAGCAGTATTATCTCGTTGATTGTAACCATGCTGATCGCTCTTTTCGGTTTTGCCTTTTCTGTAGACAATCTGTTTTATTCCTTTTTATATGGAGCACTGAAAGCGGTCTCTCCTATTTTAATCATCATTCTGATGGCTATTTTCAGTTATAACGTATTACTGAAAACGGAAAAGATGGAGATTATCAAACAACAGTTCGCTTCCATCTCTACGGATAAAAGTATTCAGGTATTGCTGCTGACTTGGGGATTCGGAGGATTACTGGAAGCGATGGCAGGATTCGGAACGGCGGTTGCTATTCCGGCGGCGATTCTTATCAGTCTAGGATTCAAGCCGATATTTTCGGCGACTGTCAGTCTGATAGCCAACAGTGTCGCTACGGCTTTCGGTGCTATCGGAACTCCGGTATTGGTGTTGGCAAAGGAAACGAATCTGGATGTGCTACAACTCAGTACGAACGTTGTATTGCAATTATCGGTACTCATGTTTCTGATTCCGCTGGTCTTGCTTTTCCTCACCAATCCTAAACTGAAAGCACTCCCGAAGAATATATTTCTGGCCCTGCTGGTCGGAGGTGTTTCTTTGGTCGGACAATATCTGGCTGCCAGATATATGGGGGCAGAATCGCCTGCCATTATCGGAAGTATTCTTTCTATCATTGTCATCGTTCTCTATGGAAAACTGACCGCATCGAAAGAAGAAAAGGCTCGGAAAAGTACGCTGAAAACCAAAGATATACTGAATGCATGGAGCATCTATTTACTGATTTTGTTCCTGATCATCCTCACCAGTCCGCTTTTCCCGAGTTTGAGAAGTACATTGGAGAATAACTGGGTTACAAGAATCAGTCTGCCTGTCAATGCTACTACCGTAAACTATACAATCTCGTGGTTGACCCATGCAGGTGTACTACTCTTCCTCGGTACTTTTATCGGTGGGTTGATACAGGGTGCCAAAGTCAAAGAGCTGTTTATCGTTCTTTGGAATACGGTGAAGCAATTAAAGAAAACCTTTATTACCGTGATCTGTCTCGTGGGATTATCCACCATTATGGATACTTCGGGAATGATTGCTGTCATCGCTACGGCACTGGCTACTGCTACCGGAAGCTTGTATCCGCTGTTTGCTCCGGTCATCGGCTGCCTGGGGACATTTATTACAGGAAGTGATACCTCCTCCAACATCCTTTTCGGAAAGTTACAGGCAAGTGTGGCAGGACAGATTCATGTCAGTCCGGACTGGCTGTCAGCTGCAAATACGGTAGGTGCGACAGGCGGTAAGATTATTTCTCCGCAAAGTATCGCCATTGCGACTTCTGCTGGAAACCAGCAGGGAAAGGAAGGGGAAATACTGAAAGCTGCTATCCCGTATGCACTGGCATATGTGGTGATTACAGGAATTATCGTTTATATTTTCAGTTAA